Proteins found in one Patescibacteria group bacterium genomic segment:
- a CDS encoding DUF4215 domain-containing protein — protein sequence MFNIFKLTPRKIKKAHKVFTWFAIFSLILQLNSSVFLTQSVFAEEEASGSGGQTPTFDSEPPEDSLPSPSPLPSSDPSPSPSSSPSPSPSSDPSPSPNPSPSFSPSPLPSNPGVLANPNLNVNQNGKDTEDQMGGFDLDSSKTDEPSGQLASISTDKDDYAPEETVIISGENFPINSILLIKVIRPDGSVVKGDGSFEEGSDEVTTDAEGKFIYLYQLDGIEGEYVIEVFFGGTVLATRIFTDSRPADSCGPLSGAIWTTDVTCSSVNLNLYSSKNDVYLNGGPQGGGSELPDGNYHVKVTEPNGTLLGQSLGADVTVLGGVFSSCYNLFTLTNFSDTSNPGGEYKVWLSPDPTFPNSCSKTDNFKVVSEEEECVEGPTWASGVAGFNQGTRKDTTPVLPERSDPNDALGIPDSPQPDVNFVSLGVGGSIILSFTGWVVDVEGDDLSFHETTWGRVGYPEEKAQVEVSQDGSNWQGSWEVTNHDGGNGIGYVDFSSTGLPWIKFVKITDTTNYGPFGNDADGYDLDAVDATEQVCEEPGNHGTCGNGVVEENEQCDDGNQNNDDYCSNNCQWNQVCLPDVNMVVNSGFESPVVTTSQAWDIFDSGTPGMGWTVEWRESFFDYGGWTLPDPAHLELHRGVSGWLPYSGSQHAELDTDWNDHTSTLNGEPASVKIYQDLPTIPGYNYQIKFHFSPRPSTNAANNQL from the coding sequence ATGTTTAATATTTTTAAATTAACTCCCAGAAAAATCAAAAAAGCCCACAAGGTTTTCACCTGGTTTGCTATTTTTTCTTTAATACTTCAATTAAATAGTAGTGTCTTTTTAACTCAATCTGTTTTTGCTGAGGAAGAAGCATCTGGTTCTGGTGGACAAACCCCCACTTTTGATTCTGAACCACCAGAAGATTCGTTACCGTCACCCTCTCCGTTACCAAGTTCAGATCCAAGCCCTTCTCCTAGTTCGTCTCCTAGTCCGTCACCAAGTTCAGATCCAAGCCCGAGTCCAAATCCAAGCCCGAGTTTTTCACCCTCCCCGTTACCAAGTAATCCTGGTGTTTTAGCAAATCCAAACTTAAACGTTAATCAAAATGGAAAAGACACAGAGGATCAAATGGGTGGTTTTGATCTTGATTCTTCAAAGACAGATGAGCCGAGTGGTCAATTAGCATCAATATCTACTGATAAAGACGATTACGCGCCGGAGGAAACAGTTATAATTTCCGGTGAAAATTTTCCTATAAATAGCATCTTATTGATTAAAGTTATTCGCCCCGATGGTTCTGTTGTTAAGGGTGATGGCAGTTTTGAAGAAGGGAGTGATGAAGTTACTACTGACGCTGAAGGCAAATTTATCTATCTTTATCAATTGGATGGAATTGAGGGAGAATATGTAATAGAAGTCTTTTTTGGGGGAACAGTTTTAGCGACAAGAATTTTTACAGATTCGCGTCCAGCTGATTCTTGTGGGCCGTTGAGTGGAGCGATTTGGACAACTGATGTTACTTGCTCAAGCGTTAATTTAAACCTTTATAGTAGTAAAAATGATGTTTATTTAAATGGTGGACCTCAAGGCGGTGGATCAGAATTACCGGATGGTAACTATCATGTCAAGGTAACCGAGCCAAACGGGACACTCTTAGGTCAAAGTTTGGGGGCTGATGTCACTGTCTTAGGTGGCGTTTTTAGTTCCTGCTATAACCTTTTTACTTTAACCAATTTTAGTGATACCTCTAACCCTGGAGGTGAATATAAAGTTTGGCTTAGCCCAGATCCAACTTTTCCAAACTCATGTTCTAAAACTGATAATTTTAAGGTGGTAAGTGAAGAAGAGGAATGTGTAGAAGGTCCGACTTGGGCTTCAGGAGTAGCAGGCTTCAATCAGGGAACAAGAAAAGATACTACACCAGTTTTACCTGAAAGATCAGATCCTAATGATGCCCTAGGCATACCTGATAGTCCCCAGCCTGATGTTAATTTCGTCAGTTTAGGAGTAGGTGGTTCGATTATTCTTTCTTTTACCGGCTGGGTCGTCGATGTTGAAGGTGACGACCTTTCTTTTCATGAAACGACATGGGGAAGAGTTGGTTATCCCGAAGAAAAAGCCCAGGTTGAAGTTAGTCAGGATGGAAGCAATTGGCAAGGAAGCTGGGAAGTGACCAATCATGATGGTGGTAATGGTATTGGCTACGTTGATTTTTCTTCTACAGGCTTGCCTTGGATAAAATTTGTCAAGATTACCGACACCACCAACTACGGTCCTTTTGGTAATGATGCTGATGGTTATGATCTTGATGCGGTTGATGCTACCGAGCAAGTTTGTGAAGAACCAGGCAATCACGGGACTTGTGGTAATGGGGTTGTTGAAGAGAATGAACAATGTGATGACGGGAATCAGAATAACGATGATTATTGTTCTAATAATTGTCAATGGAATCAAGTCTGTTTACCTGATGTCAACATGGTGGTCAATAGTGGGTTTGAGAGTCCGGTTGTAACCACTTCTCAAGCTTGGGACATTTTTGATTCTGGTACTCCTGGAATGGGTTGGACAGTTGAATGGCGGGAGAGCTTTTTTGATTATGGTGGCTGGACTCTCCCTGATCCGGCTCATCTAGAATTACACCGAGGTGTTAGTGGCTGGTTGCCATACAGTGGTTCCCAGCACGCCGAATTGGATACTGATTGGAATGATCATACCAGCACTTTGAATGGCGAACCAGCCTCAGTTAAAATTTATCAAGATTTACCTACTATCCCGGGTTACAATTACCAGATTAAGTTTCATTTTTCACCCAGGCCAAGCACCAATGCGGCTAACAACCAACTTTAA
- a CDS encoding sortase has translation MIKKIGILLIIGGLVLISMIYLPIVKEEFSYQASIAQSRISEEKIIPKSRDFGLVIPRIQINEQIFSGIDPTNPSEYLPVLTQGVAQARGSAFPGKEGNVFIFAHSSDTPLNITRYNAVFYLIGKLNPSDEIIIYYQKRQYTYQVTDKKILSPKELEEFLGTLEGKTLTLQTCYPPGTTLKRLIVIAKEAD, from the coding sequence ATGATTAAAAAAATTGGGATACTATTAATTATTGGCGGTTTAGTTCTGATCAGTATGATTTACCTGCCAATTGTTAAAGAAGAGTTTAGTTACCAAGCCAGTATCGCCCAATCAAGAATTTCAGAAGAAAAGATTATTCCCAAATCCAGAGACTTTGGTTTGGTCATTCCTAGGATCCAAATTAATGAACAAATCTTTTCCGGGATTGATCCGACCAACCCCAGTGAATATTTGCCTGTTCTGACCCAAGGTGTGGCCCAAGCTCGAGGCAGCGCTTTCCCTGGGAAAGAGGGGAATGTTTTTATCTTTGCCCATTCCAGCGATACCCCTTTAAACATTACCCGCTACAACGCCGTTTTTTATTTAATTGGTAAATTGAATCCTAGTGATGAAATCATTATCTATTATCAAAAGAGACAATATACTTATCAGGTAACTGATAAGAAAATTTTATCGCCAAAAGAGCTTGAGGAATTCCTGGGAACGTTAGAGGGTAAGACTCTAACCCTGCAAACTTGCTATCCACCCGGAACAACTCTTAAGAGATTAATCGTGATTGCAAAAGAAGCAGATTGA
- the tsaB gene encoding tRNA (adenosine(37)-N6)-threonylcarbamoyltransferase complex dimerization subunit type 1 TsaB, which translates to MKLYIDTARSQKTIVGLDNQRWEFETKEFKSQKLLALIDQTLKKNKKSLKDLTKIEVNLGPGSFTGLRVGVAVANTLSWALKIPLNDKRKGELVEPQYD; encoded by the coding sequence ATGAAGCTCTATATTGATACCGCCAGAAGCCAGAAAACAATTGTTGGTTTAGATAATCAACGTTGGGAGTTTGAAACAAAGGAGTTTAAATCTCAAAAACTCTTGGCCTTGATTGATCAGACTTTAAAAAAGAACAAAAAAAGTTTAAAGGATTTGACTAAAATCGAAGTTAATCTGGGTCCAGGTTCTTTTACTGGTTTGAGAGTCGGTGTGGCCGTGGCCAATACTCTGAGTTGGGCTTTAAAAATTCCTTTAAATGATAAAAGAAAAGGGGAGTTAGTCGAACCTCAATATGATTAA
- the tsaE gene encoding tRNA (adenosine(37)-N6)-threonylcarbamoyltransferase complex ATPase subunit type 1 TsaE has product MEIITKSASETQKLGKRIAVDLKPGDILALYGELGSGKTTFIQGLAQGLGIRKRVLSPTFIFIRQYPLPKKSGLRIFHHIDLYRINNESEAEGLGLKEIFADQEGISVIEWADRIKEVLPKKRIDLFFEYLDEDQRKIKISGLNKL; this is encoded by the coding sequence ATGGAAATTATTACCAAGAGCGCCAGCGAAACTCAAAAATTGGGCAAAAGAATTGCAGTTGATTTAAAACCAGGCGATATTTTAGCTCTTTACGGTGAATTAGGCAGTGGCAAGACAACTTTTATTCAGGGTTTGGCTCAAGGTTTAGGGATTAGGAAAAGAGTCCTTTCTCCAACTTTTATTTTTATTCGTCAGTATCCACTGCCTAAGAAAAGCGGTTTAAGAATTTTTCATCATATTGATTTATATCGAATTAATAATGAGAGCGAAGCTGAAGGTTTGGGTTTAAAAGAAATTTTTGCTGATCAAGAGGGAATTAGCGTCATTGAATGGGCTGACAGAATTAAAGAAGTTCTACCTAAAAAAAGAATTGATCTTTTTTTTGAATATCTTGATGAAGACCAGAGAAAAATTAAAATTAGTGGTTTGAATAAGTTATGA
- a CDS encoding VanZ family protein — protein sequence MEKVKQNVFLWVPVIIWCGLIFYLSSIPRLRAAENPFWDEIIRSFLHLIIYTILFVLFFRALNALKEKKDYLWPLIFSLFYSLSDEIHQSFIPTRTFQIRDLLVNMSGIFLGGLGIWKLLPRAPAKLKNWAKELQLI from the coding sequence ATGGAGAAAGTTAAACAGAATGTCTTTCTTTGGGTTCCAGTCATTATCTGGTGTGGTTTGATTTTCTATCTTTCTTCGATTCCCAGATTAAGAGCCGCGGAAAATCCTTTTTGGGACGAGATTATTAGAAGCTTTCTTCACCTCATTATCTATACTATTCTTTTTGTTTTATTCTTTAGAGCCCTTAACGCTCTTAAGGAAAAGAAAGATTATCTCTGGCCTTTAATTTTTTCCCTTTTTTACTCGCTTTCTGACGAGATTCATCAATCATTTATTCCCACCAGGACTTTTCAGATAAGGGATTTACTGGTTAATATGTCAGGCATTTTTCTTGGAGGTTTAGGGATATGGAAATTATTACCAAGAGCGCCAGCGAAACTCAAAAATTGGGCAAAAGAATTGCAGTTGATTTAA
- a CDS encoding permease-like cell division protein FtsX → MKQIFRTTWTHIRRSPYQSLAALSIMILTFFIISVFTLLGAGSQAILNFFETRPQVTAFFEDQVTLGEIDLLKAKLAETDKVKEMKYISKEEALAIYREQNRDDPLLLEMVTANILPASLEVSTININYLGEIAEILRQEPGVEEVIFQQDVVEALNKWTTNIRLVGLGLAIAFSLAGLLTILVIIGMKVALRKEEVEIMELIGASKGFIGVPFLLEGIFYGTIGALIAWGVAYLLLLYATPFLIDFLAGIPILPVPIFFMLAVLGGELLLGAIIGTLGSFIAVRRYLK, encoded by the coding sequence ATGAAACAAATTTTTAGAACCACTTGGACTCATATTCGCCGTTCGCCTTATCAATCATTGGCGGCCTTGTCGATTATGATTTTAACTTTCTTCATTATTTCTGTTTTTACCCTACTGGGGGCTGGTTCCCAGGCAATTCTTAATTTTTTTGAGACTCGGCCTCAAGTCACGGCTTTTTTTGAAGATCAAGTCACTCTTGGAGAAATTGATTTACTCAAGGCCAAGCTAGCCGAAACGGACAAGGTTAAGGAAATGAAATATATTTCTAAAGAAGAAGCCTTAGCCATTTATCGAGAACAGAATAGAGACGACCCTTTACTTTTGGAAATGGTCACCGCCAATATTCTGCCCGCTTCTTTAGAAGTCTCAACAATCAATATTAATTATCTGGGGGAAATCGCGGAAATTCTGCGCCAGGAGCCAGGGGTGGAGGAAGTCATTTTCCAGCAAGATGTGGTTGAAGCCCTTAATAAATGGACAACCAATATTCGTCTCGTTGGTCTTGGTTTGGCAATTGCCTTTAGCTTAGCCGGTTTACTGACCATTCTGGTGATTATTGGGATGAAAGTCGCCCTGCGTAAGGAGGAAGTGGAAATTATGGAGTTGATTGGGGCTTCCAAGGGTTTTATTGGCGTTCCTTTTCTTCTTGAGGGTATTTTCTATGGAACTATCGGTGCTCTGATTGCCTGGGGCGTTGCCTATCTTCTCTTACTTTACGCCACACCATTTTTGATTGATTTCTTGGCAGGTATTCCTATCTTGCCAGTGCCCATCTTCTTTATGCTGGCGGTTCTAGGAGGAGAACTTCTTTTGGGTGCAATCATCGGAACCTTAGGTAGCTTCATTGCGGTTAGAAGATATCTGAAGTAA
- the ftsE gene encoding cell division ATP-binding protein FtsE gives MVKFKKVTKKFGEIVALEDVSFEIEPGEFVFVTGPSGAGKTTIIRLMLRDYLPTSGKIKVDGFNLIEMKKNDIPQLRRRIGVVFQDFKLLTDRTVWENVALALRVLGKDEKEIEKEIPKILKLVGLKERANLFPSQLAGGELQRVGLARAVVGQPEIVVADEPTGNLDVATAWQIVRLLQKINQTGKTVIMATHNFEIVNSMKERVIELDKGKLVSDKKQGKYKIK, from the coding sequence ATGGTCAAGTTTAAAAAAGTTACCAAGAAGTTTGGTGAAATTGTGGCTCTGGAGGATGTTTCTTTTGAGATTGAACCCGGAGAGTTTGTTTTTGTGACCGGACCATCAGGCGCTGGCAAGACAACCATTATTCGTTTAATGTTAAGGGACTATCTGCCTACTTCAGGCAAGATTAAAGTAGACGGTTTTAACTTAATAGAAATGAAGAAAAATGATATCCCTCAATTGCGAAGAAGAATTGGGGTGGTTTTTCAGGACTTTAAATTATTGACTGACAGAACGGTTTGGGAAAATGTCGCTTTGGCCTTAAGGGTCCTGGGTAAGGATGAAAAAGAAATTGAAAAAGAAATTCCTAAAATTCTCAAACTGGTGGGCTTAAAAGAAAGGGCTAATCTTTTTCCTTCCCAATTAGCCGGCGGCGAACTTCAGCGAGTTGGTTTAGCCCGAGCAGTCGTTGGCCAGCCAGAGATTGTGGTTGCCGATGAGCCGACCGGTAATCTCGATGTCGCCACGGCCTGGCAGATTGTCAGGCTCTTGCAGAAAATTAATCAAACCGGTAAAACCGTGATTATGGCCACTCATAATTTTGAAATTGTTAATTCGATGAAAGAAAGAGTGATTGAATTAGATAAAGGTAAATTAGTTTCTGATAAAAAGCAAGGCAAATATAAGATAAAATAA